The following coding sequences lie in one Heyndrickxia oleronia genomic window:
- a CDS encoding response regulator transcription factor, whose amino-acid sequence MNNRILFVEDDHSILEMVKDYLTKEGFQITTAMDGEEAVSTFLNHAFDLIILDIMLPKLDGLEVMKIIRERSTVPILIMSAKDSDLDQALGLGLGADDYLCKPFSMVQLVARIKAQIRRATKYSQHKESVVNILSIRDLTIDFTNYQVKKHDRPIKLTSKEFEILKLFTTHPNRVYTKAQIYQSIWQDEYYGDENIINVHMRRLREKIEDDPSNPQYIKTLWGIGYKLEE is encoded by the coding sequence ATGAATAACCGCATTTTGTTCGTAGAGGATGACCATTCAATTCTTGAAATGGTCAAAGATTATTTAACGAAGGAAGGATTTCAGATAACTACGGCAATGGATGGCGAAGAAGCCGTTTCAACTTTTCTTAATCATGCCTTTGATTTAATTATCCTTGATATTATGTTACCGAAACTCGATGGATTAGAAGTAATGAAAATCATTCGTGAACGAAGTACTGTTCCAATCTTAATTATGTCTGCAAAGGATAGTGATCTTGATCAAGCATTAGGTCTTGGTTTAGGCGCAGATGATTATTTATGTAAGCCATTTTCCATGGTTCAGCTTGTTGCAAGAATTAAGGCCCAAATTAGACGGGCTACAAAGTACTCTCAGCACAAAGAGTCGGTAGTAAACATTTTGTCTATTCGTGATTTAACAATTGACTTCACCAATTATCAAGTAAAAAAACACGATCGGCCAATTAAACTAACTTCAAAAGAATTTGAGATTTTAAAGCTTTTTACTACTCACCCTAATCGTGTATATACAAAAGCACAAATTTATCAATCCATTTGGCAAGATGAATATTATGGCGATGAAAATATCATAAATGTTCATATGCGAAGATTGCGAGAAAAAATCGAAGATGATCCGTCCAACCCTCAATATATTAAGACTTTATGGGGGATTGGGTACAAATTAGAGGAATAA
- a CDS encoding sensor histidine kinase — translation MVTILSLIIILLIGIILLQFYNKKVRSRSLAYLHKKLQSILTTETSERLLIVTDDQELKSILIAINHLLDSNHKIKATYDRTEDSMRKMLSNISHDLKTPLTVILGYIEILKIDTSLNDKEKEQLLNKLQMKANEVLELIHKFFDLAKLESGDKDIQLTKINVSEICRKNILSYFEHLTMNHFAVDINIPEKDLYALGNEEVLDRILSNLLSNAITYGVDGKMVGVSVKEHGAFISIDIIDKGKGIDEIHIDRVFERMYTLEDSRNRIYQGSGLGLTITKRLVEALGGEIHLKSRPYEKTVFTVMLRKISY, via the coding sequence ATGGTTACGATTTTATCTTTAATTATCATTCTTTTAATCGGAATCATCCTACTCCAATTTTACAATAAAAAGGTACGCAGTCGATCCTTAGCCTATTTGCATAAAAAACTTCAATCCATTCTGACGACGGAAACAAGTGAAAGACTACTTATTGTTACAGATGATCAGGAACTTAAGTCAATCTTAATTGCAATTAATCATCTTTTAGATTCAAATCATAAAATAAAGGCAACTTATGATAGAACAGAAGATTCCATGCGTAAAATGCTATCCAACATTTCCCATGATTTGAAGACACCACTCACCGTTATACTTGGCTATATCGAAATATTAAAAATTGATACTTCCCTAAACGATAAAGAAAAAGAACAATTATTAAATAAACTTCAAATGAAAGCAAATGAAGTTTTAGAACTAATTCATAAATTTTTTGATCTAGCAAAACTTGAATCTGGTGATAAAGATATTCAGCTAACCAAAATCAATGTGAGTGAGATTTGCCGTAAAAATATCCTTTCTTATTTTGAACACTTAACAATGAACCATTTTGCAGTTGATATAAATATACCCGAAAAGGATCTTTATGCACTTGGTAATGAGGAAGTACTGGATCGCATTTTAAGTAATCTCCTTTCAAACGCTATTACGTATGGAGTAGATGGAAAAATGGTTGGGGTATCTGTTAAAGAACATGGAGCATTTATTTCTATAGATATTATAGATAAAGGAAAAGGAATTGATGAAATTCATATTGACAGAGTATTTGAGCGAATGTATACATTGGAAGATTCACGAAACAGAATTTATCAAGGAAGCGGTCTAGGCTTAACCATTACAAAAAGACTTGTAGAAGCATTAGGAGGAGAAATCCATCTCAAAAGTAGGCCATATGAAAAAACTGTGTTTACCGTTATGTTAAGAAAGATCTCCTACTAA